In Anaerolineae bacterium, a single window of DNA contains:
- a CDS encoding Sensor protein, with the protein MTKKFIAGFTLIVFVSVISVVWIARQSTASEIRAFMFPGGMVNRDEMLQTLADFYRTHQSWSEVESLFTRGSGGRGFGWQNRGGMQGTGGTMHGMMMNQRIQITDDQGMVVYDSFNQSVGTKWTTESLRLADAIRVGNQIVGYLLIEGGMTFSRADESRLVQRLNRAAIVAAAIGGGLGLLVAVFLSISLGRPIRDLTQAVRQIRAGNLSHRVKVRGKDEISLLAETFNQMAEALEKAEQTRRTMTADIAHELRNPLAVQRAHLEALIDGVYPLTVDSLQTILDQNQLLTRLVEDLRTLALAESGQLTLEKTVVEVKQLINRISDTFEAQATERQIRLSLPDWSKHGVADLEISGDPMRLEQILGNLLSNALRYTPAGGEIKIGVEDAGEQVKISVMDSGPGIPEADLPYIFERFYRADRSRSRSEGGSGLGLAIARNLALAHGGWLEAANSPQGGAIFTLTLPKAHQESRL; encoded by the coding sequence ATGACCAAAAAGTTTATTGCTGGATTTACCTTAATCGTCTTCGTCTCGGTGATCAGCGTGGTTTGGATTGCCCGTCAATCCACTGCCAGCGAAATACGCGCCTTTATGTTCCCTGGCGGCATGGTCAACCGTGATGAAATGCTGCAGACCCTGGCGGATTTTTATCGCACGCATCAATCATGGAGCGAAGTAGAAAGCCTGTTCACCCGTGGAAGCGGTGGCAGAGGATTTGGTTGGCAGAATCGGGGTGGGATGCAAGGGACAGGTGGCACGATGCACGGCATGATGATGAACCAGCGCATTCAGATCACGGATGATCAGGGCATGGTCGTCTATGACAGCTTCAACCAAAGTGTAGGGACAAAATGGACTACCGAATCGCTGCGCCTGGCTGATGCAATCCGCGTCGGGAATCAGATTGTTGGTTATCTGCTGATTGAAGGCGGAATGACCTTCAGCCGCGCCGACGAAAGTCGCCTGGTGCAAAGGTTGAACCGCGCTGCCATCGTGGCAGCGGCAATTGGCGGTGGCCTGGGACTGCTGGTTGCAGTTTTTTTATCCATCAGTCTGGGTCGTCCCATTCGAGATCTAACCCAGGCTGTGCGGCAGATTCGGGCAGGCAATCTCTCCCACAGGGTAAAAGTTCGCGGCAAAGATGAAATCAGCCTCCTTGCCGAGACGTTTAATCAAATGGCAGAGGCTTTGGAAAAAGCGGAACAGACGCGGCGCACAATGACCGCCGATATAGCTCATGAATTGCGCAATCCGCTCGCAGTTCAACGGGCACATCTTGAGGCGCTCATCGATGGCGTTTACCCCCTGACGGTCGATTCTTTACAGACGATCCTGGATCAAAACCAATTGCTCACCCGCCTGGTGGAGGATTTACGCACGTTAGCCCTAGCTGAGAGCGGACAGTTAACCCTCGAAAAAACCGTCGTGGAGGTCAAGCAACTGATTAACCGAATCAGCGACACATTTGAAGCCCAGGCTACGGAACGACAAATTCGGCTATCTCTTCCAGACTGGTCCAAACATGGAGTTGCTGATTTAGAGATCAGCGGTGATCCCATGCGCCTGGAACAAATTTTGGGCAATCTGCTCTCCAACGCGCTGAGATATACGCCCGCAGGAGGGGAGATTAAAATTGGCGTAGAGGATGCCGGCGAACAGGTAAAAATTTCGGTTATGGATAGCGGCCCGGGCATCCCAGAGGCAGACCTGCCATATATCTTTGAACGTTTCTATCGTGCAGATCGCTCGCGGAGTCGTTCAGAGGGAGGCAGCGGGCTGGGTTTAGCGATCGCGCGCAATTTAGCTCTTGCCCATGGAGGGTGGTTAGAGGCAGCAAATTCACCGCAAGGCGGTGCGATTTTTACCTTAACCCTACCCAAAGCCCATCAAGAGAGCAGGTTGTAA
- a CDS encoding Aspartate-semialdehyde dehydrogenase yields the protein MKKIPVSVLGATGTVGQRFVQLLDGHPWFEVVTLTGSDRSVGMTYAEACHWVLTTPMPEWARTMTLVETDPKTVQTPIAFSALPTQSAWEAEARLAQSGVLVCSNASAYRMEPDVPILLPEVNPDHLAILKVQRQQRGWSGGIITNSNCTCTGMTIALKALNDRFGVEQVFAVSMQAISGAGYPGVASLDIYDNILPYIAGEDEKVEQEPLKILGTLQNDQIEFATLTISAHTNRVPVTEGHTVCLSVKLRTASTIEAAKQVLSAYQAPQVCEELPSTPRPIIRLLEEPDRPQPRLDRDFGNGMVTTVGKVRPDPIFDLKLTVLSHNTVRGAAGGSLYNAELAVKLGYV from the coding sequence ATGAAGAAGATACCTGTTTCTGTTCTTGGCGCAACTGGCACGGTGGGACAGAGATTTGTGCAATTGCTGGATGGTCATCCGTGGTTCGAGGTGGTTACCTTGACCGGCTCCGACCGGAGCGTAGGAATGACTTACGCTGAAGCCTGTCACTGGGTTTTAACCACACCCATGCCCGAATGGGCACGCACGATGACTCTGGTCGAAACCGATCCTAAAACGGTGCAAACGCCGATCGCTTTTTCAGCTCTGCCTACCCAATCAGCCTGGGAAGCGGAGGCACGCCTTGCCCAAAGCGGTGTTTTGGTTTGTTCCAATGCTTCTGCTTATCGCATGGAACCGGACGTCCCCATCCTTCTTCCAGAAGTGAACCCCGATCACCTCGCAATCCTGAAGGTTCAAAGGCAACAGCGCGGCTGGTCTGGTGGCATCATTACCAATTCAAATTGTACCTGTACCGGTATGACCATCGCTTTGAAAGCGCTAAACGATCGTTTCGGCGTGGAGCAGGTTTTTGCCGTTTCCATGCAGGCCATCTCTGGAGCAGGGTATCCAGGAGTTGCTTCCTTGGACATTTACGATAACATCCTGCCCTATATTGCCGGTGAGGACGAAAAAGTCGAGCAAGAGCCCTTAAAAATCTTAGGGACTCTGCAGAATGATCAAATTGAATTTGCCACGCTGACCATTTCTGCCCACACCAATCGAGTGCCTGTCACCGAAGGGCACACGGTTTGCCTGAGTGTGAAATTGCGGACAGCATCTACCATTGAGGCAGCCAAACAGGTCCTGAGCGCTTATCAAGCTCCACAGGTGTGTGAGGAACTACCTTCTACGCCACGTCCAATCATTCGCCTTCTGGAAGAACCAGACCGCCCCCAACCCCGTTTAGACCGTGATTTTGGCAACGGGATGGTTACCACGGTGGGAAAGGTGCGCCCAGATCCGATCTTTGATCTCAAGCTTACCGTGCTTTCGCACAACACCGTTCGAGGGGCAGCCGGCGGCTCACTCTACAACGCCGAACTGGCTGTTAAGCTGGGCTATGTGTAA
- a CDS encoding Phosphate regulon transcriptional regulatory protein PhoB (SphR), which produces MAKILIIEDEVELVKVLRSYLEQSGYQVMDAQRGDRGLALWEQHQPDLVILDLNLPGMDGLDVARRIRQKADTPILMLTARVEETDQIVGLEVGADDYVTKPFSPKVVVARVRALLRRASAAQSAESLIRVADLEIDVQAHSVRRGEAEIELTPTEFNLLVAMASQPGRVFSRLQLLEAVQGVAYEGYERTIDAHIKNLRAKLEKDPKHPQYIETVFGVGYRFTRTIDS; this is translated from the coding sequence ATGGCAAAAATATTGATCATCGAAGATGAAGTTGAACTGGTAAAAGTGCTGCGCTCTTACCTGGAGCAAAGCGGTTACCAGGTGATGGATGCTCAGCGCGGCGATCGGGGGCTGGCGTTGTGGGAACAACATCAGCCCGATCTGGTCATCCTGGACTTGAATTTGCCGGGCATGGATGGTTTAGATGTCGCCCGACGCATTCGCCAAAAGGCAGACACACCAATTTTGATGCTTACTGCACGCGTAGAAGAGACCGATCAAATTGTTGGGCTGGAGGTCGGCGCAGATGATTATGTGACCAAACCGTTTTCGCCTAAGGTCGTGGTGGCGCGGGTCAGAGCGTTGTTGCGGCGCGCCTCGGCCGCGCAAAGTGCCGAATCGTTGATCCGGGTCGCCGACCTGGAGATCGACGTCCAGGCCCACAGCGTGCGGCGCGGTGAGGCAGAAATCGAGTTAACGCCTACGGAGTTTAACCTCCTGGTCGCCATGGCGAGTCAACCCGGGCGGGTATTCAGTCGTTTACAGTTGCTCGAAGCTGTCCAGGGGGTTGCCTATGAAGGCTATGAACGCACGATCGATGCCCACATCAAGAATTTGCGCGCAAAACTAGAAAAAGACCCGAAGCATCCGCAATACATTGAAACAGTCTTTGGGGTTGGCTACCGGTTTACCCGAACAATCGATTCATGA
- a CDS encoding Cys-tRNA(Pro) deacylase YbaK: MKAANNVIRFLEQRKINFRRFDLSPEKRGAVETAVLLGVPPSIVYKTIVVTRLERGRNILAIVPGDKEVDLKALAATLNEKKLHIPTEKDAERLTGLQAGGISPLALLNRGFQMVIDSSAESLPEIIISGGQRGLMLAISPQDLASLTKAKFAPIVRRILWEE, encoded by the coding sequence ATGAAAGCTGCAAATAACGTCATCCGTTTCCTCGAACAACGCAAAATCAACTTTCGCCGCTTTGACTTATCTCCAGAAAAGCGCGGCGCGGTCGAGACAGCCGTCTTGTTAGGTGTGCCACCCTCTATCGTTTATAAGACCATCGTTGTCACTCGCCTGGAGCGCGGCCGAAACATTTTAGCGATTGTGCCTGGAGATAAAGAAGTGGATCTCAAGGCGTTGGCCGCAACCTTGAATGAGAAAAAACTCCATATTCCTACCGAGAAGGATGCCGAACGACTAACCGGTTTACAAGCTGGCGGCATTTCGCCTCTGGCGCTCCTCAACCGCGGCTTCCAGATGGTGATTGACTCATCGGCCGAATCGTTGCCGGAAATCATCATCTCCGGCGGGCAGCGAGGGCTGATGCTTGCCATCTCTCCACAAGATTTAGCCAGCCTGACCAAAGCAAAGTTTGCACCAATCGTCCGCCGCATCCTATGGGAGGAATAA
- a CDS encoding Molybdenum cofactor biosynthesis protein MoaA codes for MAIDRFGRRLHYLRISLTDHCNLRCVYCMPEEMTFRPNRELMQDEEVLYLAKLFVRLGFDKIRLTGGEPTVRMNVVELVREIAAIEGLKTLTMTTNGILLPKLAQKLKEAGLQRVNISLDTLQADKFQTLTRWGRLEDVWAGIRAAEEAGLTPVKINAVVVRNYNEEDVIEIARLTLDHPWQVRFIEMMPLGGATEFQQQQLVTMDEVYSMVESAFGQLEPMYDGDLDGEARVFRIPGARGEVGFIASVTKPFCALCTRARLTADGKLRLCLLREGEVDLLTPLRQGASLDDLRTLILNGLWEKPWGHGLAENEIAVNRVMSEIGG; via the coding sequence ATCGCTTCGGCCGCAGACTTCATTACCTCCGCATCAGTTTAACCGACCATTGTAACTTGCGTTGCGTCTATTGTATGCCAGAAGAGATGACCTTTCGTCCTAATCGCGAGTTGATGCAAGACGAAGAAGTTCTATATCTGGCAAAGCTCTTTGTTCGTCTGGGCTTCGATAAGATACGCCTGACCGGTGGAGAACCAACGGTACGGATGAATGTGGTCGAATTGGTGCGCGAAATCGCTGCGATTGAAGGCTTGAAGACCCTGACGATGACCACCAACGGCATCTTATTGCCCAAATTGGCGCAAAAGCTAAAGGAAGCCGGTTTGCAACGCGTCAATATCAGTCTGGATACGCTGCAGGCAGATAAGTTTCAGACTCTTACCCGCTGGGGCAGGTTAGAGGATGTCTGGGCAGGAATTCGAGCGGCAGAAGAAGCCGGCCTCACTCCGGTGAAGATCAACGCCGTAGTTGTGCGCAATTACAACGAAGAAGATGTGATAGAAATTGCCCGTTTAACCCTGGACCACCCCTGGCAGGTGCGCTTTATCGAGATGATGCCTTTGGGTGGCGCAACCGAGTTCCAGCAACAGCAATTGGTCACAATGGATGAAGTCTATTCCATGGTTGAAAGCGCCTTTGGTCAGTTGGAACCAATGTACGATGGAGACCTGGATGGGGAAGCCCGCGTATTCCGCATCCCGGGCGCCAGGGGTGAAGTGGGTTTCATTGCCTCGGTCACCAAACCGTTTTGCGCTTTATGCACCCGGGCGCGCTTGACGGCGGATGGAAAATTGCGCCTTTGCCTGCTCCGAGAGGGAGAAGTCGATCTGCTCACCCCACTGCGACAAGGGGCAAGCCTGGATGACCTGAGAACCTTAATACTAAATGGCTTGTGGGAGAAACCCTGGGGACACGGATTGGCGGAGAACGAGATCGCTGTCAACCGGGTGATGAGCGAAATCGGCGGCTAA